In one window of Macadamia integrifolia cultivar HAES 741 chromosome 2, SCU_Mint_v3, whole genome shotgun sequence DNA:
- the LOC122061084 gene encoding probable LRR receptor-like serine/threonine-protein kinase At3g47570 isoform X1, which translates to MDHQQEEVRLRVFCFIFTHAILLCFMGSHLSSANSNLGNHSDLLALLAFKDGITQDPLHIMKSWNHTLHFCKWTGVTCNPANQRVTLLNLDSQRLVGSLSPSIGNLTFLSAINLQNNSFHGEIPQEIGRLTRLQDISMAFNFIGGNIPSNLSHCMNLRTLNLSHNNISGYIPDQLSSLSKIHSFGLAVNSLTGSIPPWIGNFSSLFTFSLLRNSFQGTIPDELGRLCCLGKFQVSGNELSGEIPSSLYNISSIYFISVAVNSLQGSFPIDVGLNLPNLQIFYVDLNNFTGSIPMSLSNATGLEEIDLGGNGMTGPVPVNLGSLKRLIKLNLQNNSLGSGQSSDLDFLIFLNNCTNLQALSLAGNHLGGELRDSIGNLSSLLTELLLGSNLIHGSIPAGIGNLASLTVLGMEENLFSGSIPATLGKLKKLQKFSLAYNRLSGLIPSSLGNLTQLSNLYMMENNLEGNVPASLGNCQNLLELDFSSNKLNGTIPKEVIGIPSFSISFVVGSNSLTGSLPLEVGNLKNLGVLVISENNFSGEIPNTLGSCTSLEHLYMAGNSFQGSLPLSFENLRALQEVDLSRNKLSRVIPEYLVNFSSLERLNLSFNDFEGEVPKQGIFANASAISVIGNNGLCGGIPELQLPRCFKEAVHKGGKASVSSMKIIIFVVILTIVVVISCSVGIFFWMRSPRKRDFVESSNNDWQLRLSYLELFRSTNGFSVDNLVGIGTFGSVYKAVLQESEEVVAVKVFNLQQRGASKSFAAECETLKNIRHRNLVKILTACSSIDFEGNEFNALVYEFMPNGSLDEWLHPRIGQIKGLNLIQRLNIAIDVAAAIEYLHFDCETPIIHCDLKPSNVLLDKDMTGHVGDFGLARFLSERSNNQSTSTGIKGSIGYIPLEYGMGVQVSVLGDAFSYGVILLEMFIGKSPIDDMFKDGRSLHEYVAAAWPEQLTEIADPLLFLEEEEIRNNREESPIVHERNRSGINAGEQIRESLLLIIQIGLSCSNPSPRARMTMKDVGNKLHVVRDSILQKSK; encoded by the exons ATGGATCATCAGCAAGAAGAAGTGAGGTTAAGAGTGTTTTGTTTTATCTTCACTCATGCCATCCTCCTCTGTTTCATGGGGTCACACCTCTCATCTGCCAACTCCAACCTCGGAAACCACTCGGATCTCCTGGCTTTACTAGCATTCAAGGATGGAATAACTCAAGACCCACTTCACATCATGAAATCCTGGAACCACACTCTCCATTTCTGTAAGTGGACCGGAGTAACATGCAACCCTGCAAACCAAAGAGTTACTCTTCTCAACTTAGATTCTCAAAGGTTAGTTGGATCTTTATCTCCTTCCATTGGAAATCTTACTTTCCTTTCTGCTATCAACCTGCAAAATAATAGCTTCCATGGCGAGATTCCTCAAGAAATCGGTCGTTTGACACGCTTACAAGATATCAGTATGGCATTCAATTTCATAGGAGGCAATATTCCTTCCAATCTCTCTCACTGCATGAACCTCAGAACCCTTAATTTATCTCACAACAACATCTCAGGGTACATCCCAGACCAACTTAGTTCACTCTCCAAGATACATTCTTTTGGCCTCGCAGTTAACTCTCTTACGGGAAGCATCCCACCGTGGATAGGGAATTTTTCATCTCTattcactttctctcttttaCGTAATAGTTTCCAAGGAACCATACCGGATGAACTTGGACGGCTATGTTGCTTAGGAAAATTTCAAGTTTCCGGTAATGAACTCTCTGGTGAAATCCCTTCATCCCTTTACAATATCTCCTCCATTTATTTCATCTCTGTCGCAGTAAACAGTTTGCAAGGAAGCTTTCCAATCGACGTAGGCCTCAATCTCCCTAACCTTCAGATATTTTATGTGGATCTAAACAATTTTACAGGATCCATTCCTATGTCCTTGTCAAATGCTACTGGGCTTGAGGAGATTGATTTAGGCGGAAACGGTATGACTGGTCCTGTACCTGTGAATCTAGGGAGCTTAAAACGTTTAATTAAACTTAATTTACAGAACAATTCCCTCGGAAGTGGGCAATCCAGTGATCTGGACTTCCTCATCTTCTTGAATAATTGTACAAATCTGCAAGCGCTCAGTCTAGCTGGCAATCATCTTGGAGGTGAACTGCGAGATTCCATAGGCAATCTCTCGTCTCTGCTTACAGAACTTCTTTTGGGTTCAAACCTGATTCATGGAAGCATTCCTGCGGGTATTGGTAACCTTGCCAGCCTGACAGTACTTGGCATGGAGGAGAACTTGTTCAGTGGCAGTATCCCTGCTACCTTGGGGAAGCTTAAGAAATTACAGAAATTTTCTTTGGCTTACAACAGATTGTCAGGTCTAATTCCTTCCTCACTAGGCAACTTGACCCAATTGAGTAATCTCTACATGATGGAGAATAACTTAGAAGGAAACGTACCTGCCAGTCTTGGAAATTGTCAAAATTTGCTAGAATTGGACTTCTCTTCTAATAAACTAAATGGTACCATACCAAAAGAAGTTATAGGTATTCCttccttttctatttcatttgttGTGGGAAGTAATTCTTTGACTGGTTCATTACCATTAGAAGTGGGTAACTTGAAAAATCTCGGGGTGTTGGTAATCTCTGAGAACAATTTTTCAGGTGAAATACCAAACACACTTGGCAGTTGTACTAGCTTGGAACACCTATATATGGCCGGTAACTCCTTTCAAGGATCATTGCCTCTTTCCTTTGAGAATTTAAGAGCACTACAAGAAGTGGATCTTTCACGCAATAAGCTATCCAGGGTGATTCCGGAGTATCTTGTGAATTTTTCATCCTTGGAGAGACTCAATCTCTcttttaatgattttgagggtgaAGTACCAAAACAGGGGATCTTTGCAAATGCAAGTGCAATTTCAGTCATTGGAAACAATGGTCTCTGTGGTGGTATACCAGAACTACAATTACCTAGATGCTTCAAAGAAGCCGTTCACAAAGGAGGGAAGGCATCTGTATCAAGTATGAAAATCATCATTTTTGTTGTGATTTTGACAATTGTTGTTGTCATTTCATGTTCTGTTGGTATCTTCTTTTGGATGAGAAGTCCAAGGAAGAGAGATTTTGTTGAATCTTCTAATAACGATTGGCAATTACGTCTCTCTTACTTGGAGCTATTTAGATCAACTAATGGATTTTCAGTGGACAATTTGGTTGGTATTGGTACCTTTGGTTCTGTCTATAAAGCTGTTTTACAAGAAAGTGAAGAAGTAGTTGCTGTGAAAGTATTCAACCTTCAACAACGAGGAGCTTCTAAAAGTTTTGCAGCTGAATGCGAGACCTTGAAAAACATTCGGCATCGTAATCTTGTCAAGATATTGACAGCCTGCTCaagtattgattttgaagggaATGAATTCAATGCTTTAGTTTATGAGTTCATGCCCAATGGGAGCTTAGACGAATGGTTGCATCCAAGAATTGGTCAAATCAAGGGTTTGAACCTTATTCAAAGGTTAAACATAGCCATTGATGTAGCTGCTGCCATTGAATATCTTCATTTTGATTGTGAAACACCTATCATTCATTGCGATCTAAAGCCAAGCAATGTGCTTCTTGACAAAGATATGACTGGCCATGTTGGTGATTTTGGACTAGCACGATTTCTTTCTGAAAGATCCAACAATCAAAGCACATCAACTGGGATAAAAGGATCAATTGGGTACATTCCTCTAG AGTACGGTATGGGTGTCCAAGTGTCCGTACTTGGTGATGCATTCAGCTATGGGGTCATATTACTGGAGATGTTTATAGGAAAAAGTCCCATTGATGACATGTTTAAAGATGGTCGAAGTCTCCATGAATATGTTGCAGCCGCGTGGCCTGAACAACTGACGGAGATTGCAGATCCTTTATTGTTcttggaagaagaggagatcAGAAATAACAGAGAAGAATCACCGATTGTCCATGAAAGGAATAGAAGTGGCATTAATGCTGGAGAACAAATCAGAGAAAGCTTACTTCTTATAATTCAAATTGGCCTCTCATGTTCTAACCCATCACCGAGAGCTCGGATGACTATGAAGGATGTTGGAAACAAATTGCATGTTGTTAGagattcaattcttcaaaaatcaaaatag
- the LOC122061084 gene encoding probable LRR receptor-like serine/threonine-protein kinase At3g47570 isoform X2 — MDHQQEEVRLRVFCFIFTHAILLCFMGSHLSSANSNLGNHSDLLALLAFKDGITQDPLHIMKSWNHTLHFCKWTGVTCNPANQRVTLLNLDSQRLVGSLSPSIGNLTFLSAINLQNNSFHGEIPQEIGRLTRLQDISMAFNFIGGNIPSNLSHCMNLRTLNLSHNNISGYIPDQLSSLSKIHSFGLAVNSLTGSIPPWIGNFSSLFTFSLLRNSFQGTIPDELGRLCCLGKFQVSGNELSGEIPSSLYNISSIYFISVAVNSLQGSFPIDVGLNLPNLQIFYVDLNNFTGSIPMSLSNATGLEEIDLGGNGMTGPVPVNLGSLKRLIKLNLQNNSLGSGQSSDLDFLIFLNNCTNLQALSLAGNHLGGELRDSIGNLSSLLTELLLGSNLIHGSIPAGIGNLASLTVLGMEENLFSGSIPATLGKLKKLQKFSLAYNRLSGLIPSSLGNLTQLSNLYMMENNLEGNVPASLGNCQNLLELDFSSNKLNGTIPKEVIGIPSFSISFVVGSNSLTGSLPLEVGNLKNLGVLVISENNFSGEIPNTLGSCTSLEHLYMAGNSFQGSLPLSFENLRALQEVDLSRNKLSRVIPEYLVNFSSLERLNLSFNDFEGEVPKQGIFANASAISVIGNNGLCGGIPELQLPRCFKEAVHKGGKASVSSMKIIIFVVILTIVVVISCSVGIFFWMRSPRKRDFVESSNNDWQLRLSYLELFRSTNGFSVDNLVGIGTFGSVYKAVLQESEEVVAVKVFNLQQRGASKSFAAECETLKNIRHRNLVKILTACSSIDFEGNEFNALVYEFMPNGSLDEWLHPRIGQIKGLNLIQRLNIAIDVAAAIEYLHFDCETPIIHCDLKPSNVLLDKDMTGHVGDFGLARFLSERSNNQSTSTGIKGSIGYIPLGKSPIDDMFKDGRSLHEYVAAAWPEQLTEIADPLLFLEEEEIRNNREESPIVHERNRSGINAGEQIRESLLLIIQIGLSCSNPSPRARMTMKDVGNKLHVVRDSILQKSK; from the exons ATGGATCATCAGCAAGAAGAAGTGAGGTTAAGAGTGTTTTGTTTTATCTTCACTCATGCCATCCTCCTCTGTTTCATGGGGTCACACCTCTCATCTGCCAACTCCAACCTCGGAAACCACTCGGATCTCCTGGCTTTACTAGCATTCAAGGATGGAATAACTCAAGACCCACTTCACATCATGAAATCCTGGAACCACACTCTCCATTTCTGTAAGTGGACCGGAGTAACATGCAACCCTGCAAACCAAAGAGTTACTCTTCTCAACTTAGATTCTCAAAGGTTAGTTGGATCTTTATCTCCTTCCATTGGAAATCTTACTTTCCTTTCTGCTATCAACCTGCAAAATAATAGCTTCCATGGCGAGATTCCTCAAGAAATCGGTCGTTTGACACGCTTACAAGATATCAGTATGGCATTCAATTTCATAGGAGGCAATATTCCTTCCAATCTCTCTCACTGCATGAACCTCAGAACCCTTAATTTATCTCACAACAACATCTCAGGGTACATCCCAGACCAACTTAGTTCACTCTCCAAGATACATTCTTTTGGCCTCGCAGTTAACTCTCTTACGGGAAGCATCCCACCGTGGATAGGGAATTTTTCATCTCTattcactttctctcttttaCGTAATAGTTTCCAAGGAACCATACCGGATGAACTTGGACGGCTATGTTGCTTAGGAAAATTTCAAGTTTCCGGTAATGAACTCTCTGGTGAAATCCCTTCATCCCTTTACAATATCTCCTCCATTTATTTCATCTCTGTCGCAGTAAACAGTTTGCAAGGAAGCTTTCCAATCGACGTAGGCCTCAATCTCCCTAACCTTCAGATATTTTATGTGGATCTAAACAATTTTACAGGATCCATTCCTATGTCCTTGTCAAATGCTACTGGGCTTGAGGAGATTGATTTAGGCGGAAACGGTATGACTGGTCCTGTACCTGTGAATCTAGGGAGCTTAAAACGTTTAATTAAACTTAATTTACAGAACAATTCCCTCGGAAGTGGGCAATCCAGTGATCTGGACTTCCTCATCTTCTTGAATAATTGTACAAATCTGCAAGCGCTCAGTCTAGCTGGCAATCATCTTGGAGGTGAACTGCGAGATTCCATAGGCAATCTCTCGTCTCTGCTTACAGAACTTCTTTTGGGTTCAAACCTGATTCATGGAAGCATTCCTGCGGGTATTGGTAACCTTGCCAGCCTGACAGTACTTGGCATGGAGGAGAACTTGTTCAGTGGCAGTATCCCTGCTACCTTGGGGAAGCTTAAGAAATTACAGAAATTTTCTTTGGCTTACAACAGATTGTCAGGTCTAATTCCTTCCTCACTAGGCAACTTGACCCAATTGAGTAATCTCTACATGATGGAGAATAACTTAGAAGGAAACGTACCTGCCAGTCTTGGAAATTGTCAAAATTTGCTAGAATTGGACTTCTCTTCTAATAAACTAAATGGTACCATACCAAAAGAAGTTATAGGTATTCCttccttttctatttcatttgttGTGGGAAGTAATTCTTTGACTGGTTCATTACCATTAGAAGTGGGTAACTTGAAAAATCTCGGGGTGTTGGTAATCTCTGAGAACAATTTTTCAGGTGAAATACCAAACACACTTGGCAGTTGTACTAGCTTGGAACACCTATATATGGCCGGTAACTCCTTTCAAGGATCATTGCCTCTTTCCTTTGAGAATTTAAGAGCACTACAAGAAGTGGATCTTTCACGCAATAAGCTATCCAGGGTGATTCCGGAGTATCTTGTGAATTTTTCATCCTTGGAGAGACTCAATCTCTcttttaatgattttgagggtgaAGTACCAAAACAGGGGATCTTTGCAAATGCAAGTGCAATTTCAGTCATTGGAAACAATGGTCTCTGTGGTGGTATACCAGAACTACAATTACCTAGATGCTTCAAAGAAGCCGTTCACAAAGGAGGGAAGGCATCTGTATCAAGTATGAAAATCATCATTTTTGTTGTGATTTTGACAATTGTTGTTGTCATTTCATGTTCTGTTGGTATCTTCTTTTGGATGAGAAGTCCAAGGAAGAGAGATTTTGTTGAATCTTCTAATAACGATTGGCAATTACGTCTCTCTTACTTGGAGCTATTTAGATCAACTAATGGATTTTCAGTGGACAATTTGGTTGGTATTGGTACCTTTGGTTCTGTCTATAAAGCTGTTTTACAAGAAAGTGAAGAAGTAGTTGCTGTGAAAGTATTCAACCTTCAACAACGAGGAGCTTCTAAAAGTTTTGCAGCTGAATGCGAGACCTTGAAAAACATTCGGCATCGTAATCTTGTCAAGATATTGACAGCCTGCTCaagtattgattttgaagggaATGAATTCAATGCTTTAGTTTATGAGTTCATGCCCAATGGGAGCTTAGACGAATGGTTGCATCCAAGAATTGGTCAAATCAAGGGTTTGAACCTTATTCAAAGGTTAAACATAGCCATTGATGTAGCTGCTGCCATTGAATATCTTCATTTTGATTGTGAAACACCTATCATTCATTGCGATCTAAAGCCAAGCAATGTGCTTCTTGACAAAGATATGACTGGCCATGTTGGTGATTTTGGACTAGCACGATTTCTTTCTGAAAGATCCAACAATCAAAGCACATCAACTGGGATAAAAGGATCAATTGGGTACATTCCTCTAG GAAAAAGTCCCATTGATGACATGTTTAAAGATGGTCGAAGTCTCCATGAATATGTTGCAGCCGCGTGGCCTGAACAACTGACGGAGATTGCAGATCCTTTATTGTTcttggaagaagaggagatcAGAAATAACAGAGAAGAATCACCGATTGTCCATGAAAGGAATAGAAGTGGCATTAATGCTGGAGAACAAATCAGAGAAAGCTTACTTCTTATAATTCAAATTGGCCTCTCATGTTCTAACCCATCACCGAGAGCTCGGATGACTATGAAGGATGTTGGAAACAAATTGCATGTTGTTAGagattcaattcttcaaaaatcaaaatag